The following are encoded together in the Planktothrix serta PCC 8927 genome:
- a CDS encoding 6-pyruvoyl trahydropterin synthase family protein — MPKWKLTTEFTFDSAHYIKDYDGPCGRMHGHSYR; from the coding sequence ATGCCGAAATGGAAATTAACCACCGAATTTACCTTTGATAGTGCCCATTATATTAAAGATTATGATGGGCCTTGTGGACGGATGCACGGTCATAGTTATCG